The following coding sequences are from one Streptomyces sp. NBC_00536 window:
- a CDS encoding VOC family protein, which translates to MLTNIMYVTLYVTDQDRALSFYTEQLGLEKRIDYPGPDGRFLTVAVPGSPVELILWSHAAAAGQPAEVVPNTTPGPVILESDDLLEDFKVLRDRGVTFDRAEPESYPYGVRIEAVDPDGNRISLRQRG; encoded by the coding sequence ATGCTGACCAACATCATGTACGTCACGCTCTACGTCACCGACCAGGACCGCGCGCTGAGCTTCTACACGGAGCAGCTCGGCCTGGAGAAGCGCATCGACTACCCGGGACCCGACGGCCGCTTCCTCACCGTGGCCGTCCCGGGCAGCCCGGTGGAACTCATCCTGTGGTCCCACGCGGCGGCCGCGGGCCAGCCGGCCGAGGTGGTGCCGAACACCACGCCCGGCCCGGTCATCCTCGAATCGGACGACCTGCTGGAGGACTTCAAGGTGCTCCGCGACCGCGGGGTCACCTTCGACCGGGCTGAACCGGAGTCGTACCCGTACGGCGTCCGCATCGAGGCCGTGGACCCCGACGGCAACCGCATCTCCCTGCGCCAGCGCGGCTAG
- a CDS encoding DUF397 domain-containing protein, translated as MDTTLNLAGAQWRKASYSGSGGGDCVECAPLGPAAWRKASYSGNTGGDCVEVAPQPHLVAVRDSKVPNGPVFTVGRTAFAAFVEAL; from the coding sequence ATGGATACCACCCTGAACCTGGCGGGTGCGCAATGGCGTAAGGCGTCGTACAGCGGCTCCGGTGGCGGCGACTGCGTCGAATGCGCCCCGCTCGGCCCCGCCGCCTGGCGCAAGGCTTCGTACAGCGGCAACACTGGCGGCGACTGCGTCGAGGTCGCCCCCCAGCCACACCTCGTGGCCGTTCGGGACTCCAAGGTCCCGAACGGCCCCGTGTTCACCGTCGGCCGCACCGCCTTCGCGGCCTTCGTCGAGGCTCTCTAG
- a CDS encoding DUF4360 domain-containing protein, whose protein sequence is MSPSLSRTLLAAAATAALLVTAAPAHATPITVPPDKIVIELATVNGSGCREGTAQVAVAPDNTAFTVTYSEYLAQVGPGAPPTAFRKNCQLNLRVHVPSGFTYAIVQADYRGFASLQRGASGQERAGYYFQGMPQTTQRSHQFTGPLDDNWQSTDKTEYSDLVWAPCGEQRNFNINTELRVNAGTSSPTSTNFMAMDSTDASVNTLYHLAWQVCPAPRA, encoded by the coding sequence ATGTCTCCTTCCCTGTCCCGAACCCTGCTCGCCGCCGCGGCGACCGCCGCGCTGCTCGTCACCGCGGCCCCGGCCCACGCGACACCGATCACCGTCCCGCCCGACAAGATCGTGATCGAACTCGCCACCGTCAACGGCTCCGGCTGCCGCGAAGGCACCGCGCAGGTCGCCGTCGCGCCGGACAACACGGCCTTCACGGTCACCTACAGCGAGTACCTCGCCCAGGTCGGCCCTGGCGCCCCGCCCACCGCCTTCCGCAAGAACTGCCAGCTCAACCTGCGCGTGCACGTGCCGTCCGGCTTCACCTACGCGATCGTCCAGGCCGACTACCGCGGCTTCGCCTCCCTCCAGCGCGGCGCGTCGGGGCAGGAACGCGCGGGCTACTACTTCCAGGGCATGCCGCAGACGACCCAGCGCAGCCACCAGTTCACGGGCCCGCTGGACGACAACTGGCAGTCGACCGACAAGACCGAGTACTCCGACCTGGTCTGGGCCCCCTGTGGCGAGCAGCGCAACTTCAACATCAACACGGAGCTGCGCGTGAACGCCGGGACGTCCAGCCCGACCTCGACCAATTTCATGGCCATGGACTCCACGGACGCGAGCGTGAACACGCTCTACCACCTGGCCTGGCAGGTCTGCCCGGCGCCGAGGGCGTAA
- a CDS encoding DUF4360 domain-containing protein → MPLRRLALGAAALTLTAVAVPSATAQADDTAYVPPGRVTVEVVGANGSGCPLGTADVAASPDNTAFTVTYSDYLAQTGAGAGGTEFRKNCQLALRVHVPQGFTYAIARADYRGFASLQRGAYGQERAGYYFQGASQTARTTHQFGGPYSDNWQSSDQTGYADLVWAACGEDRILNVNTELRVYAGTSSPQTLNFMSMDSTDGSVNTVYHFEWKQCPAA, encoded by the coding sequence ATGCCCCTGCGCAGACTGGCCCTCGGGGCCGCGGCCCTGACCCTGACGGCCGTGGCCGTCCCCAGCGCCACCGCCCAGGCCGACGACACCGCCTACGTGCCACCCGGCCGGGTCACCGTGGAGGTGGTCGGGGCGAACGGCTCCGGCTGCCCCCTGGGTACGGCCGATGTCGCCGCCTCGCCCGACAACACCGCCTTCACCGTCACCTACAGCGACTACCTCGCCCAGACCGGAGCGGGCGCGGGCGGCACGGAATTCCGCAAGAACTGCCAGCTCGCCCTACGGGTCCACGTCCCCCAGGGCTTCACCTACGCCATCGCCCGCGCCGACTACCGCGGCTTCGCCAGCCTCCAGCGCGGCGCCTACGGGCAGGAGCGCGCCGGGTACTACTTCCAGGGCGCCTCACAGACGGCCCGTACGACCCACCAGTTCGGGGGCCCGTACTCGGACAACTGGCAGTCCAGCGACCAGACCGGTTACGCCGACCTCGTCTGGGCCGCCTGCGGCGAGGACCGCATCCTCAACGTCAACACCGAACTCCGCGTCTACGCGGGCACGTCCAGCCCGCAGACCCTGAACTTCATGAGCATGGATTCGACGGACGGCAGCGTCAACACCGTCTACCACTTCGAGTGGAAGCAGTGTCCGGCCGCCTGA
- a CDS encoding CAP domain-containing protein → MKPNSFATAVALLCGLFMTGPTSAVSAYALTASGPASDVKSPEKSPTCPSQNAPPGTGSQISDADAANIVRAHNDARREAIQKFHPGLPLVSVTWDAKLACDAQAWADDPASSQGGGLHHSSRATNGNEGENLFNAFPGPAQPMMALDPSVGFSWISEKAKFDADTNAPVNSNSASGTNFHAWGHYSQMVWMAPESPTTTVGCGVKEDVPVANSTGWILVCRYSAAGNINTQRAIPTGGGPVPPAPSSKAPFRGTSAVSQRDGHLDVFWIGPDGSVRTDWWDGANAAGAWSGHTSFNIAPPNSAAPNSAITTVSQKAGHLDVFWIGPDGSVRTDWWDGANAAGAWSGHTSFNIAPPNSAAPNSAISAVSQKDGHLDVFWIGPDGSIRTDWWDGGNAAGAWAGHGSFNIAPANSAAPTSGITTVSQRDGHLDVFWVGPDGSVRTDWWDGGSAAGAWGGHGSFNIAPANSAAPNSAITTVSQKAGHLDVFWIGPDGSVRTHWWDGANAAGAWAGHGSFNIAPANSAAPTSGITTVSQKNGHLDVFWIGPDGSVRTHWWDGGSAAGAWSGHGSFNIAPPNSATPNSAISAVSQKEGHLDVFWIGTDGSIGTDWWDGASAAGAWSGHGSFNIAPPNSAAPQ, encoded by the coding sequence ATGAAACCGAACTCTTTCGCGACGGCGGTTGCGCTTCTCTGTGGCCTTTTCATGACGGGCCCGACCTCGGCCGTTTCCGCATACGCACTCACGGCTTCAGGGCCTGCTTCAGATGTGAAATCCCCCGAGAAGTCACCCACATGCCCTTCACAGAACGCTCCGCCCGGCACGGGCTCGCAGATAAGCGACGCCGACGCCGCCAATATCGTCCGTGCGCACAACGACGCACGCCGCGAGGCCATCCAAAAATTCCATCCCGGCCTTCCGCTGGTTTCTGTGACATGGGATGCCAAGCTCGCCTGTGACGCGCAGGCTTGGGCCGATGACCCCGCATCCAGCCAGGGCGGCGGGCTCCACCACAGCAGCCGTGCCACGAATGGCAACGAGGGCGAGAACCTTTTCAACGCTTTCCCCGGGCCGGCGCAGCCCATGATGGCACTGGACCCCTCAGTGGGCTTCAGCTGGATATCCGAGAAAGCCAAGTTCGACGCCGACACTAACGCCCCGGTCAACAGCAACTCGGCCTCCGGAACCAATTTCCACGCATGGGGTCATTACTCCCAGATGGTGTGGATGGCCCCCGAGTCGCCCACCACCACGGTCGGTTGTGGCGTGAAGGAAGACGTACCCGTGGCGAACAGCACGGGGTGGATTCTGGTCTGCCGGTACAGCGCCGCAGGCAACATCAACACGCAGCGGGCCATTCCGACCGGCGGCGGCCCGGTTCCACCGGCACCGTCATCCAAAGCGCCCTTCCGTGGCACCAGCGCTGTGTCGCAGCGGGATGGTCATCTGGACGTCTTCTGGATCGGCCCCGACGGCTCCGTCAGAACCGACTGGTGGGACGGCGCCAACGCAGCAGGCGCCTGGTCCGGCCACACCTCCTTCAACATCGCACCCCCCAACAGCGCAGCCCCCAACTCAGCGATTACCACCGTGTCCCAGAAAGCCGGCCACCTGGACGTCTTCTGGATCGGCCCCGACGGCTCCGTCAGAACCGACTGGTGGGACGGCGCCAACGCAGCAGGCGCCTGGTCCGGCCACACCTCCTTCAACATCGCACCCCCCAACAGCGCGGCCCCCAACTCAGCCATCAGCGCCGTGTCCCAGAAGGACGGCCACCTCGACGTCTTCTGGATCGGCCCCGACGGCTCGATCAGAACCGACTGGTGGGACGGCGGCAATGCAGCCGGCGCCTGGGCTGGCCACGGCTCCTTCAACATCGCACCGGCCAACAGCGCAGCCCCCACATCAGGAATCACCACCGTGTCGCAGCGGGATGGTCATCTGGATGTGTTCTGGGTCGGCCCCGACGGCTCCGTGAGAACCGACTGGTGGGACGGCGGCAGCGCAGCAGGCGCCTGGGGCGGACATGGCTCCTTCAACATCGCCCCCGCCAACAGCGCGGCCCCCAATTCAGCGATAACCACCGTGTCCCAGAAAGCCGGCCACCTCGACGTCTTCTGGATCGGCCCCGACGGCTCCGTCAGAACCCACTGGTGGGACGGCGCCAATGCAGCCGGCGCCTGGGCAGGCCATGGCTCCTTCAACATCGCACCGGCCAATAGCGCGGCCCCCACATCAGGAATCACCACCGTGTCCCAGAAAAACGGCCACCTGGACGTCTTCTGGATCGGCCCCGACGGCTCCGTCAGAACCCACTGGTGGGACGGCGGCAGCGCAGCAGGCGCCTGGTCCGGCCACGGCTCCTTCAACATCGCACCCCCCAACAGCGCCACCCCCAACTCAGCGATCAGCGCCGTATCCCAGAAAGAAGGCCACCTCGACGTCTTCTGGATCGGCACCGACGGATCCATCGGAACCGACTGGTGGGACGGCGCCAGCGCAGCAGGCGCCTGGTCCGGCCACGGCTCCTTCAACATCGCACCCCCCAACAGCGCAGCCCCGCAGTAG
- a CDS encoding helix-turn-helix domain-containing protein gives MVCIRELDPDASPLDYYGAELRRLREAAGLKQTELGDIIYCTGSLVGQIETTRRIPTREFSDRVDVALGTDGQFGRLVGLVLRSQLPSWFQAYAKLEARAAYISTYQAQVVYGLLQTEAYARAVLGADRPKNLDDLVAARLDRQRILDQECPPAVWVVLDEATLLREVGGRDVMREQLRHLLTFRDRQWLQIQVLPFSTGQHSATRGSFNLLRFDSDPDLFYAESYDIGHMTANPQVIKERSVGYARLQADALSVEDSAALIARVVEERYGYHPEPGGCAMA, from the coding sequence ATGGTCTGTATTCGCGAACTCGATCCCGACGCCTCTCCGCTGGACTACTACGGCGCAGAGCTACGGCGTCTGCGGGAGGCTGCCGGGCTGAAGCAGACGGAACTCGGCGACATCATCTACTGCACCGGGTCCCTGGTCGGGCAGATCGAGACCACCCGGAGGATCCCGACCCGGGAATTCTCGGACCGGGTGGATGTGGCGCTGGGCACGGATGGGCAGTTCGGCCGCCTGGTGGGGCTGGTATTGAGGAGCCAGCTGCCGTCCTGGTTCCAGGCGTACGCCAAGCTGGAGGCGAGGGCGGCGTACATCTCCACCTACCAGGCTCAGGTGGTGTACGGGCTGCTGCAGACGGAGGCCTACGCGCGCGCGGTGCTGGGCGCCGACCGGCCCAAGAACCTCGACGACCTCGTCGCGGCCCGGTTGGACCGGCAGCGCATCCTGGATCAGGAGTGCCCGCCTGCGGTCTGGGTCGTGCTGGACGAGGCGACGCTGCTCCGGGAGGTCGGAGGCCGGGACGTGATGCGAGAGCAACTCCGCCACCTGTTGACCTTCCGTGACCGGCAGTGGCTGCAGATCCAGGTGCTTCCCTTCTCGACCGGCCAACACAGCGCAACTCGTGGGTCGTTCAACCTCCTGCGCTTCGATAGTGACCCTGACCTCTTCTACGCCGAGAGCTACGACATCGGGCACATGACCGCCAACCCGCAAGTGATCAAGGAGCGTTCGGTCGGTTACGCTCGCTTGCAGGCCGACGCGCTCTCAGTGGAGGACTCGGCGGCACTTATTGCCCGAGTAGTGGAGGAGCGCTATGGATACCACCCTGAACCTGGCGGGTGCGCAATGGCGTAA